In the Leptotrichia sp. oral taxon 847 genome, one interval contains:
- a CDS encoding OmpA family protein encodes MKKILAIIMLLVLSAVSCTTAADGTRKISKTGIGTGIGAAAGAVIGQAIGKDTKGTLIGTAGGAAVGAVIGNIFDRQEKELKEKLSGTGVKVVRTGEGEIKLVAPENITFDTNSYIVKSQFKGTVRSIADTLKAYPDSKIIVSGHTDNTGNDAINDPLSVNRANAVANLLQEDGVSNSRITSTGYGSRNPVATNTTAAGRQQNRRVEINIVANQK; translated from the coding sequence ATGAAAAAAATATTGGCAATCATTATGTTATTAGTATTATCAGCAGTTTCATGTACAACAGCGGCTGATGGAACTAGAAAAATTAGTAAAACAGGAATTGGAACAGGAATTGGTGCAGCGGCAGGAGCTGTAATTGGACAAGCTATTGGAAAGGATACAAAAGGGACACTTATTGGGACAGCTGGAGGGGCAGCAGTTGGTGCAGTAATTGGAAACATTTTTGACAGACAGGAAAAGGAATTGAAAGAAAAATTGAGTGGAACAGGAGTAAAAGTCGTGAGAACCGGAGAAGGTGAAATAAAATTAGTCGCTCCTGAAAATATAACTTTTGATACAAACAGCTATATTGTGAAATCGCAGTTTAAAGGGACAGTAAGATCAATTGCGGATACTTTGAAAGCTTATCCTGATTCAAAAATAATAGTTTCAGGACATACTGACAATACAGGAAATGACGCAATAAATGACCCATTATCAGTAAACAGGGCAAATGCGGTGGCAAATTTATTACAGGAAGATGGTGTTTCTAATTCGAGAATCACTTCCACAGGCTATGGAAGCAGAAATCCTGTCGCAACTAATACAACAGCGGCTGGAAGACAGCAAAATAGAAGAGTTGAAATAAACATAGTAGCAAATCAAAAATAG
- a CDS encoding acyltransferase, translating into MNQDEKLFFRFDVLKFVAIIMVIFIHIVCRKLYEIENGISYEWIVSNVIDSFCRSCVPIFVMVSGFFLLGKDEEITFFFKKRFLKIIPKFLIYSVIFYLFTIIFQSNNFKSALFFKKSFYVNFVKQLLNGKIYYHLWYVYMIISIYLVTPILRKIILWDKEKKFKNTKYLIFIWGFFWIFIPFLDTFLKLNTNAYNQIGQYIGYFLLGYLIGNKKIEIFKNKKVNMILFFIFNFLIIYFTYIFSKKDSKLFDHFYNYHSIFVFVVSVMLFEFIINFEVKKKPKNKNLKLKKFVKAVSTATFDIYLMHPIFVYFCENYFKNKMGYGKYIAVSFFIVFLGAFFVSLIFYYVKKLLERSIKWQ; encoded by the coding sequence ATGAATCAAGATGAAAAATTATTTTTTCGATTTGATGTTCTAAAATTTGTTGCGATTATTATGGTTATTTTTATTCACATTGTATGCAGGAAATTGTATGAGATTGAAAATGGGATTTCTTACGAATGGATTGTTTCTAATGTGATTGACAGTTTTTGCAGGAGCTGTGTGCCAATTTTTGTTATGGTCAGTGGATTTTTTTTACTCGGAAAAGATGAAGAAATAACGTTTTTTTTTAAAAAGCGATTTTTGAAGATTATTCCAAAATTTTTGATTTATTCGGTAATTTTTTATCTTTTTACGATAATTTTTCAAAGTAATAATTTTAAAAGTGCTCTATTTTTTAAAAAAAGTTTTTATGTAAATTTTGTAAAACAGTTGTTAAATGGCAAAATTTACTATCATTTATGGTACGTTTATATGATAATTTCAATTTATCTTGTAACACCAATTTTACGAAAAATTATTTTGTGGGATAAAGAAAAAAAATTTAAAAATACAAAATATTTGATATTTATTTGGGGATTTTTTTGGATTTTTATACCGTTTTTGGATACGTTCTTGAAACTGAATACAAATGCTTATAATCAAATCGGACAATATATTGGGTACTTTTTACTTGGATATTTAATTGGGAATAAAAAAATTGAGATTTTTAAAAATAAAAAGGTAAATATGATTTTATTTTTTATATTTAATTTTCTAATTATTTATTTTACTTATATTTTTTCAAAAAAAGACAGTAAACTGTTTGACCATTTTTACAATTATCACTCGATATTTGTATTTGTAGTATCAGTTATGCTTTTTGAATTTATTATAAATTTCGAAGTAAAAAAGAAGCCAAAAAATAAAAATTTGAAATTGAAAAAATTTGTGAAAGCTGTGTCGACTGCGACATTTGATATTTATCTGATGCATCCTATTTTTGTGTATTTTTGTGAAAATTATTTTAAAAACAAAATGGGTTATGGAAAATACATAGCTGTTTCTTTTTTTATTGTATTTTTGGGAGCATTTTTTGTGAGTTTGATTTTTTATTACGTGAAAAAATTATTGGAAAGGAGTATAAAATGGCAGTAA
- a CDS encoding exopolysaccharide biosynthesis polyprenyl glycosylphosphotransferase, with protein MAVSGVRKNYLGLFWILTVVVYLIGLIIINRGLGFRNVGIFGVALIAYYVGNIYNIAVGRYKLRDMAVVCIVNFIFAIVANFLKIFTFYEAIVLFGIIAMFQIVFRYIIIVGVVEKQRIMFVGENDYTKDLLVGIKKDEQYRFIEHYKNVEKKDYGYDILKICDLKKVDIIVDFSENLLVNPKIVDKLLKNKLKGLQYYNYLEFYEMYESKLPVSHLSPKWFLENTGFEIYHNNFNLKVKRILDIIFALLIGFCVIPIMIIAAIIIKLESKGPIFFIQERIGEGNKPFKIIKFRSMTTDAEKDGPKWATKNDNRVTKFGKFMRLTRVDELPQLWNVIKGEMSFVGPRPEREFFIKQLEKEIMYYNLRHTVKPGLTGWAQVMYPYGASIEDAYRKLQYDLYYIKNHDILFDLKILLKTVTIVIFGKGR; from the coding sequence ATGGCAGTAAGTGGTGTTAGGAAAAATTATTTGGGATTATTTTGGATACTTACAGTAGTCGTTTATTTAATTGGACTTATTATAATAAATAGAGGGCTTGGCTTTAGGAATGTAGGAATATTTGGAGTTGCACTGATTGCATATTATGTTGGAAATATTTATAATATTGCGGTTGGACGGTACAAACTTAGAGATATGGCAGTTGTTTGTATCGTTAACTTTATTTTTGCCATAGTAGCTAATTTTCTTAAAATATTTACGTTCTATGAAGCAATAGTTTTGTTTGGAATAATTGCGATGTTTCAAATAGTTTTTAGATATATTATCATCGTGGGAGTTGTTGAAAAGCAAAGAATTATGTTTGTTGGAGAAAATGATTACACGAAAGATTTGCTAGTCGGCATAAAAAAAGATGAGCAATATCGATTTATAGAACATTACAAAAATGTTGAAAAAAAGGATTATGGATATGATATTTTAAAAATATGTGATTTAAAAAAAGTAGATATAATCGTAGATTTTTCAGAAAATTTACTTGTAAATCCTAAAATTGTGGACAAACTTTTGAAAAATAAATTAAAAGGGCTTCAGTACTACAATTATCTGGAATTTTATGAAATGTATGAAAGTAAACTTCCTGTTTCACATCTAAGTCCGAAGTGGTTTTTGGAAAATACGGGATTTGAAATTTATCATAACAATTTTAATTTGAAAGTTAAAAGGATACTGGATATTATTTTTGCATTATTAATAGGGTTTTGTGTAATTCCAATTATGATTATTGCAGCAATCATTATAAAGCTGGAATCAAAAGGACCGATATTTTTTATTCAGGAAAGAATTGGCGAAGGAAATAAGCCTTTTAAAATTATAAAATTCCGTTCGATGACAACAGATGCGGAAAAAGACGGACCAAAATGGGCGACAAAAAATGACAACCGTGTTACAAAATTTGGTAAATTTATGCGACTTACGAGAGTGGACGAGTTGCCACAGCTATGGAACGTCATAAAAGGAGAAATGAGTTTTGTTGGACCTAGACCTGAACGTGAATTTTTCATAAAACAATTAGAAAAAGAGATAATGTATTATAATTTGAGACACACTGTAAAACCGGGATTAACAGGTTGGGCACAAGTGATGTATCCATACGGAGCAAGTATCGAAGACGCTTACAGAAAGCTTCAATACGATTTATATTATATAAAAAATCATGACATTTTGTTCGATTTGAAAATTTTATTAAAAACTGTAACAATTGTTATTTTTGGTAAAGGAAGATAG